From Toxorhynchites rutilus septentrionalis strain SRP chromosome 2, ASM2978413v1, whole genome shotgun sequence, a single genomic window includes:
- the LOC129769565 gene encoding uncharacterized protein LOC129769565 isoform X1, with amino-acid sequence MAASGENIKLPDLITKWMEVQQSRAGLDDGNPLKVDVIDLTLLLKSMGFKLEYLDFEKEKLNCDTLTVDIKCNKSGVKARMSYDLVDCSCPEKDEKETSFWEVQATGPKEFSKFKNNTSSNLLPEVSENCSLVSKAMLSNLLDYYRSSIKSIERGEDVLRSPLKVAMPKVCITSPDMISVPSSFSTPPAEGKCVPRKDTMHTPENTVSIDPALSPMKPKSLAGSSENSPKASTVSNDTKSNNSTGSIEIGNTTRELSKSSDGSPREKPMITSEPIQDNVQLNVMPDDNSFVNSDAMKAIITSSPNEKVFEGDALTDQNNERDVSVIQCLEQARQKIDAALLVMKLNSPYQRPLSRASVLTTTPQTVIRKKILTPNLPERSNSFGSVSRRMSLPGRADTPKINGGPPSFPKKKTPGTSQLASSRPLGSRGDTPRPSAAQIKSVTMLRKTSSSSSVASTGNTKSGSISTLKKSVTVTKPVGSVRPTSIIGKPATMTKSSSTTSIDKK; translated from the exons ATGGCGGCATCAGGAGAAAATATTAAACTTCCCGATTTGATTACCAAATGGATGGAGGTGCAGCAATCACGAGCCGGATTGGACGATGGAAAT CCACTGAAAGTTGATGTAATCGATCTGACGCTGCTGCTAAAATCGATGGGCTTCAAGCTGGAATATTTAGACTTTGAGAAAGAGAAATTAAACTGTGACACGCTAACGGTCGACATCAAATGCAACAAGTCAGGCGTAAAGGCGAGGATGAGCTATGATTTAGTGGATTGCTCCTGTCCCGAGAAGGATGAGAAGGAAACTTCATTTTGGGAGGTTCAAGCAACTGGTCCAAAAGAGTTCTCGAAGTTCAAGAACAACACCTCCTCCAATCTACTGCCAGAAGTTTCAGAGAATTGCTCACTGGTTTCGAAGGCAATGCTGTCGAATCTGCTTGACTACTACCGGAGTAGCATTAAGTCTATTGAGCGTGGGGAAGATGTGTTACGTTCTCCGCTAAAGGTTGCCATGCCCAAAGTCTGCATCACCAGTCCCGATATGATAAGTGTTCCTAGTTCTTTCTCTACACCGCCTGCCGAAGGAAAATGTGTACCACGTAAGGATACGATGCATACCCCAGAAAATACTGTTTCAATTGATCCAGCATTAAGCCCGATGAAGCCAAAATCATTGGCAGGTTCGTCCGAAAATTCTCCGAAAGCATCAACAGTATCAAATGACACCAAGTCTAACAATTCAACGGGAAGTATAGAAATTGGCAACACTACACGTGAGTTATCCAAAAGCTCAGATGGAAGTCCTCGCGAAAAACCGATGATCACTAGCGAACCTATACAGGATAATGTTCAATTGAATGTAATGCCAGACGATAATTCATTCGTTAATAGTGATGCCATGAAAGCCATCATTACATCCAGCCCGAACGAAAAAGTTTTCGAAGGGGACGCCTTAACCGATCAAAACAATGAACGCGATGTGAGTGTAATCCAATGTCTTGAACAGGCACGACAGAAAATCGATGCCGCACTGCTTGTTATGAAATTGAACAGCCCTTATCAAAGACCTTTATCACGAGCATCAGTCCTCACGACGACCCCACAGACAGTAATCAGGAAAAAGATTCTCACACCGAATCTTCCCGAGCGATCTAATTCATTCGGTAGCGTATCTCGTAGGATGTCTTTGCCAG GGCGAGCCGATACACCAAAGATAAACGGTGGACCACCATCCTTCCCGAAGAAAAAGACTCCCGGAACATCCCAACTGGCTTCGTCCAGACCACTGGGATCACGTGGTGACACGCCACGTCCCAGCGCAGCACAAATTAAATCTGTCACCATGCTGCGAAAAACAAGCTCATCGTCATCCGTTGCCTCAACCGGCAACACTAAAAGCGGATCAATATCAACATTGAAGAAATCAGTCACAGTGACTAAACCTGTGGGAAGCGTTCGTCCGACAAGTATCATTGGAAAACCAGCAACAATGACCAAATCTTCCAGTACGACATCGATCGATAAAAAATAA
- the LOC129769565 gene encoding uncharacterized protein LOC129769565 isoform X2, protein MNRIYQAMSWSLVKPLKVDVIDLTLLLKSMGFKLEYLDFEKEKLNCDTLTVDIKCNKSGVKARMSYDLVDCSCPEKDEKETSFWEVQATGPKEFSKFKNNTSSNLLPEVSENCSLVSKAMLSNLLDYYRSSIKSIERGEDVLRSPLKVAMPKVCITSPDMISVPSSFSTPPAEGKCVPRKDTMHTPENTVSIDPALSPMKPKSLAGSSENSPKASTVSNDTKSNNSTGSIEIGNTTRELSKSSDGSPREKPMITSEPIQDNVQLNVMPDDNSFVNSDAMKAIITSSPNEKVFEGDALTDQNNERDVSVIQCLEQARQKIDAALLVMKLNSPYQRPLSRASVLTTTPQTVIRKKILTPNLPERSNSFGSVSRRMSLPGRADTPKINGGPPSFPKKKTPGTSQLASSRPLGSRGDTPRPSAAQIKSVTMLRKTSSSSSVASTGNTKSGSISTLKKSVTVTKPVGSVRPTSIIGKPATMTKSSSTTSIDKK, encoded by the exons CCACTGAAAGTTGATGTAATCGATCTGACGCTGCTGCTAAAATCGATGGGCTTCAAGCTGGAATATTTAGACTTTGAGAAAGAGAAATTAAACTGTGACACGCTAACGGTCGACATCAAATGCAACAAGTCAGGCGTAAAGGCGAGGATGAGCTATGATTTAGTGGATTGCTCCTGTCCCGAGAAGGATGAGAAGGAAACTTCATTTTGGGAGGTTCAAGCAACTGGTCCAAAAGAGTTCTCGAAGTTCAAGAACAACACCTCCTCCAATCTACTGCCAGAAGTTTCAGAGAATTGCTCACTGGTTTCGAAGGCAATGCTGTCGAATCTGCTTGACTACTACCGGAGTAGCATTAAGTCTATTGAGCGTGGGGAAGATGTGTTACGTTCTCCGCTAAAGGTTGCCATGCCCAAAGTCTGCATCACCAGTCCCGATATGATAAGTGTTCCTAGTTCTTTCTCTACACCGCCTGCCGAAGGAAAATGTGTACCACGTAAGGATACGATGCATACCCCAGAAAATACTGTTTCAATTGATCCAGCATTAAGCCCGATGAAGCCAAAATCATTGGCAGGTTCGTCCGAAAATTCTCCGAAAGCATCAACAGTATCAAATGACACCAAGTCTAACAATTCAACGGGAAGTATAGAAATTGGCAACACTACACGTGAGTTATCCAAAAGCTCAGATGGAAGTCCTCGCGAAAAACCGATGATCACTAGCGAACCTATACAGGATAATGTTCAATTGAATGTAATGCCAGACGATAATTCATTCGTTAATAGTGATGCCATGAAAGCCATCATTACATCCAGCCCGAACGAAAAAGTTTTCGAAGGGGACGCCTTAACCGATCAAAACAATGAACGCGATGTGAGTGTAATCCAATGTCTTGAACAGGCACGACAGAAAATCGATGCCGCACTGCTTGTTATGAAATTGAACAGCCCTTATCAAAGACCTTTATCACGAGCATCAGTCCTCACGACGACCCCACAGACAGTAATCAGGAAAAAGATTCTCACACCGAATCTTCCCGAGCGATCTAATTCATTCGGTAGCGTATCTCGTAGGATGTCTTTGCCAG GGCGAGCCGATACACCAAAGATAAACGGTGGACCACCATCCTTCCCGAAGAAAAAGACTCCCGGAACATCCCAACTGGCTTCGTCCAGACCACTGGGATCACGTGGTGACACGCCACGTCCCAGCGCAGCACAAATTAAATCTGTCACCATGCTGCGAAAAACAAGCTCATCGTCATCCGTTGCCTCAACCGGCAACACTAAAAGCGGATCAATATCAACATTGAAGAAATCAGTCACAGTGACTAAACCTGTGGGAAGCGTTCGTCCGACAAGTATCATTGGAAAACCAGCAACAATGACCAAATCTTCCAGTACGACATCGATCGATAAAAAATAA
- the LOC129769565 gene encoding uncharacterized protein LOC129769565 isoform X3, with protein MGFKLEYLDFEKEKLNCDTLTVDIKCNKSGVKARMSYDLVDCSCPEKDEKETSFWEVQATGPKEFSKFKNNTSSNLLPEVSENCSLVSKAMLSNLLDYYRSSIKSIERGEDVLRSPLKVAMPKVCITSPDMISVPSSFSTPPAEGKCVPRKDTMHTPENTVSIDPALSPMKPKSLAGSSENSPKASTVSNDTKSNNSTGSIEIGNTTRELSKSSDGSPREKPMITSEPIQDNVQLNVMPDDNSFVNSDAMKAIITSSPNEKVFEGDALTDQNNERDVSVIQCLEQARQKIDAALLVMKLNSPYQRPLSRASVLTTTPQTVIRKKILTPNLPERSNSFGSVSRRMSLPGRADTPKINGGPPSFPKKKTPGTSQLASSRPLGSRGDTPRPSAAQIKSVTMLRKTSSSSSVASTGNTKSGSISTLKKSVTVTKPVGSVRPTSIIGKPATMTKSSSTTSIDKK; from the exons ATGGGCTTCAAGCTGGAATATTTAGACTTTGAGAAAGAGAAATTAAACTGTGACACGCTAACGGTCGACATCAAATGCAACAAGTCAGGCGTAAAGGCGAGGATGAGCTATGATTTAGTGGATTGCTCCTGTCCCGAGAAGGATGAGAAGGAAACTTCATTTTGGGAGGTTCAAGCAACTGGTCCAAAAGAGTTCTCGAAGTTCAAGAACAACACCTCCTCCAATCTACTGCCAGAAGTTTCAGAGAATTGCTCACTGGTTTCGAAGGCAATGCTGTCGAATCTGCTTGACTACTACCGGAGTAGCATTAAGTCTATTGAGCGTGGGGAAGATGTGTTACGTTCTCCGCTAAAGGTTGCCATGCCCAAAGTCTGCATCACCAGTCCCGATATGATAAGTGTTCCTAGTTCTTTCTCTACACCGCCTGCCGAAGGAAAATGTGTACCACGTAAGGATACGATGCATACCCCAGAAAATACTGTTTCAATTGATCCAGCATTAAGCCCGATGAAGCCAAAATCATTGGCAGGTTCGTCCGAAAATTCTCCGAAAGCATCAACAGTATCAAATGACACCAAGTCTAACAATTCAACGGGAAGTATAGAAATTGGCAACACTACACGTGAGTTATCCAAAAGCTCAGATGGAAGTCCTCGCGAAAAACCGATGATCACTAGCGAACCTATACAGGATAATGTTCAATTGAATGTAATGCCAGACGATAATTCATTCGTTAATAGTGATGCCATGAAAGCCATCATTACATCCAGCCCGAACGAAAAAGTTTTCGAAGGGGACGCCTTAACCGATCAAAACAATGAACGCGATGTGAGTGTAATCCAATGTCTTGAACAGGCACGACAGAAAATCGATGCCGCACTGCTTGTTATGAAATTGAACAGCCCTTATCAAAGACCTTTATCACGAGCATCAGTCCTCACGACGACCCCACAGACAGTAATCAGGAAAAAGATTCTCACACCGAATCTTCCCGAGCGATCTAATTCATTCGGTAGCGTATCTCGTAGGATGTCTTTGCCAG GGCGAGCCGATACACCAAAGATAAACGGTGGACCACCATCCTTCCCGAAGAAAAAGACTCCCGGAACATCCCAACTGGCTTCGTCCAGACCACTGGGATCACGTGGTGACACGCCACGTCCCAGCGCAGCACAAATTAAATCTGTCACCATGCTGCGAAAAACAAGCTCATCGTCATCCGTTGCCTCAACCGGCAACACTAAAAGCGGATCAATATCAACATTGAAGAAATCAGTCACAGTGACTAAACCTGTGGGAAGCGTTCGTCCGACAAGTATCATTGGAAAACCAGCAACAATGACCAAATCTTCCAGTACGACATCGATCGATAAAAAATAA
- the LOC129768264 gene encoding transmembrane protein 222, whose translation MERSRRLSSESSTDPVVPINFATDKYPFCIVWTPIPVLTWFFPFIGHMGIAMSNGVIRDFAGPYFVSEDNMGFGRPTRFLQLDARFVEGGVVEWDECVSKASVVYGTRMHNLFCDNCHSHVGMALSLMKYKEYTNWNMVVLAFWMFFAGKYVGLKGFLKTWTPFAIVLVTCTLVAIYLK comes from the coding sequence ATGGAACGCAGCAGGCGATTGTCGAGCGAAAGCTCCACAGATCCCGTCGTGCCAATAAACTTTGCTACGGACAAGTACCCATTTTGTATCGTATGGACTCCGATTCCGGTTCTGACCTGGTTTTTCCCATTCATCGGCCACATGGGTATTGCCATGTCCAATGGAGTGATACGTGACTTTGCCGGTCCATATTTCGTCTCGGAAGATAACATGGGATTTGGTCGTCCAACCCGATTCCTGCAACTAGACGCTCGTTTCGTTGAGGGAGGTGTGGTGGAGTGGGATGAATGCGTTTCCAAAGCATCCGTGGTATATGGCACGAGAATGCACAATTTATTCTGCGACAATTGCCACTCGCATGTAGGAATGGCTCTCTCGTTGATGAAATACAAAGAATACACCAATTGGAATATGGTTGTATTGGCATTTTGGATGTTTTTCGCAGGAAAATATGTTGGCTTGAAAGGCTTTCTGAAAACGTGGACACCGTTTGCAATAGTGCTGGTTACCTGTACGCTTGTAGCAATTTATTTGAAGTAA
- the LOC129768265 gene encoding RNA polymerase II transcriptional coactivator has translation MPKNKKKQDTSDSDSGPDDRTPVKKSKVEDGSSKSTSAQGEDEWQLDRNRKVTVSEFKNKVYVNVREYYEKDGKQLPGKKGISLTVSQWKKLLESADEINEKIKTF, from the exons ATGccgaagaataagaagaagcaAGATACATCGGACTCCGATTCAGGACCGGATGAT CGTACGCCGGTCAAGAAGAGTAAAGTTGAGGATGGTTCCAGCAAAAGCACCAGTGCGCAGGGTGAAGATGAATGGCAGCTGGATCGAAACCGTAAAGTAACGGTCAGCGAATTCAAAAACAAAGTTTATGTCAATGTGCGCGAGTACTACGAAAAGGATGGCAAACAGTTACCGGGAAAGAAGGGCATCAGTTTGACGGTTTCTCAATGGAAAAAGCTACTGGAGAGCGCGGACGagataaatgaaaaaattaaaacattctAG
- the LOC129766251 gene encoding uncharacterized protein K02A2.6-like, producing the protein MKQMEGERFAEFIIRIRQQIGECGVDRYDPEVREILTDIMLVDTIVEEELRKQIFQKDRTVEEIEQIGRSLEGVLKQLKDFGAIREEVKYGERVFDIHHAKRKSRYQQTKPNNSVESRLKSKSADLKCFKCGFYGHISTDSRCPARGKWCKRCKKMGHFESRCRWQNRPSFGCKENMREHSSETKKIRIVDQTSPVRESNAVEVIVPLANDSQKTYYAFYSGNVSNVIVCKIGGVLHPMLVDSGADANLITDTAWNSFKSAGICVSSCVKGSNRILKSYANSIPLTVLGSFKAVVCVGAESVEAEFFVIKGGQRSLLGDKTAKALGILKVGLDIDQVTKKVEPLSKIKDVSVHIHLDAEIKPVFQPMRRVPVALEEAVNHKLSEWMERDIIEEKKGPVTWVSPLVVVGKANGEPRICLDLRRVNEAVLRERHPMPLIDDFLARIGSNMIRSKLDVKDSFLQIELDETSRDAMVFLTPRGLYRFKRMPFGLVTAPEIFQRTMDEILVGCEGTWWYIDDIYIEGKNKYEHDDRVAKVE; encoded by the coding sequence ATGAAGCAAATGGAAGGAGAGCGATTTGCTGAATTTATTATCAGAATTCGGCAACAAATAGGTGAATGTGGTGTGGATAGGTATGATCCGGAAGTTCGGGAAATACTCACCGACATTATGTTGGTAGACACCATAGTAGAAGAAGAACTACgcaaacaaatttttcaaaaggaTAGAACAGTAGAAGAAATTGAACAGATTGGGAGGTCGTTGGAAGGAGTACTTAAGCAGTTGAAGGATTTTGGTGCAATTCGAGAAGAGGTGAAATATGGAGAACGAGTGTTTGATATACATCATGCTAAACGGAAGTCACGATATCAGCAGACAAAACCAAACAATTCCGTAGAATCTCGATTGAAGTCTAAAAGTGCGGATTTAAAATGTTTCAAATGTGGATTCTATGGACACATTTCGACCGACAGTAGATGTCCGGCCAGAGGAAAATGGTGCAAACGTTGCAAAAAGATGGGACATTTCGAATCACGGTGCCGTTGGCAGAATAGACCTTCATTCGGATGTAAGGAAAACATGCGAGAGCATTCTTCGGAAACTAAGAAAATCCGTATAGTAGACCAAACTTCGCCTGTACGGGAGTCAAATGCGGTAGAGGTAATTGTGCCGTTGGCGAACGATTCACAGAAAACGTACTACGCCTTTTACTCCGGAAATGTGTCGAACGTAATAGTCTGCAAAATTGGAGGAGTCTTGCATCCCATGTTGGTCGATTCTGGAGCTGATGCAAATTTAATTACAGACACTGCTTGGAACAGTTTCAAATCCGCAGGGATCTGTGTGTCAAGCTGTGTAAAAGGCAGTAATCGCATATTGAAGAGCTATGCAAACAGCATTCCACTGACAGTGTTGGGATCCTTCAAAGCTGTGGTGTGTGTGGGAGCTGAATCCGTAGAGGCGgagttttttgttattaaaGGAGGTCAACGTTCGCTGTTGGGAGATAAAACAGCGAAGGCACTTGGTATTCTAAAAGTTGGCTTGGATATTGATCAGGTTACGAAAAAAGTTGAGCCGCTTTCCAAGATCAAAGATGTTTCAGTGCACATTCATTTGGATGCGGAAATTAAACCAGTTTTTCAACCAATGAGAAGAGTACCGGTAGCTTTAGAGGAGGCAGTCAATCATAAGTTGAGTGAATGGATGGAACGAGATATCATAGAAGAGAAAAAGGGTCCTGTTACATGGGTATCACCGTTAGTTGTTGTGGGTAAGGCGAACGGTGAGCCAAGAATTTGTCTGGACCTTCGAAGAGTGAACGAGGCTGTTCTAAGAGAGAGACACCCAATGCCATTGATCGACGATTTTCTAGCCAGAATTGGTTCTAACATGATCCGAAGTAAACTAGATGTGAAGGATTCATTCCTGCAAATCGAATTAGATGAAACGTCGAGGGATGCAATGGTTTTTCTAACACCTCGGGGTTTATACCGATTCAAACGAATGCCGTTTGGACTGGTCACAGCCCCGGAAATTTTCCAGAGAACTATGGATGAGATCCTGGTTGGTTGCGAGGGTACCTGGTGGTACATTGACGATATCTACATCGAAGGGAAAAATAAATACGAACATGATGATCGTGTGGCTAAGGTAGAGTAA